A single Amphiura filiformis chromosome 19, Afil_fr2py, whole genome shotgun sequence DNA region contains:
- the LOC140140873 gene encoding kelch-like protein 28: MANSGNPRLVRRDKVPMPFDMIVDYRNFYGKNMMKLFHTFQKQDNFCDITINIGGRSFHAHKMVLAAASPYFESMFLGAFVESSKSTVDIDGDGWAFEKLLEYAYTGDLADLHLTEDTIVGVLKLACYMQFEKIVDECSQHLYKYLNDGDISCEDALTLAVLASSYGDPVKRLLRCVVRAIALKFVKFVKVEIFLEGMHAEVFDQILLEPTLALSTKEEEILNSMIRWLSHDVSTRKQHAAKLLKTLHLGVIPAVELEKAGDFFDKHNMAECCEILRRIVKKRQAKSGGSSKGADSDELHDMFTPRNIVTGSLSIGGLGENTIVYFNKKDKTWVDPPLKFPTPPTNIAAMYPSITAIVVDDVLYVAEGNEEYEEVDEDNEDLWTKLWKYDPDSNSWKELAGMKSMRSKFALVHQGGFIYAVGGMIGSDLVKTVERYDIGRNKWKFVAPTRCFHENPKAVVLNGKILAYGLEEVDKSGQACDTYSLEMYDPGNNVWRKLASEKYRTFENPLLTVQDGKCYRLVHKLDESKTMEEECASEGEGELHISRITIKERRNGQVMAVIGKKEKQEPMMNESHMFCLNGKVFVYLSRDYQYILNTGIDVVDIGENGLEQKWKKMYVLCNQRLKVL; the protein is encoded by the exons ATGGCCAATTCTGGAAATCCACGTTTAGTTAG AAGAGATAAAGTTCCCATGCCGTTCGATATGATAGTCGACTATAGAAATTTCTATGGAAAAAATATGATGAAGTTGTTTCATACTTTCCAGAAGCAAGACAATTTCTGTGACATTACCATCAACATTGGCGGACGATCATTCCATGCTCACAAAATGGTTTTAGCTGCAGCGAGTCCATATTTCGAGTCCATGTTCTTAGGGGCTTTTGTGGAGAGCTCCaaatcaacagtagatatagaCGGAGATGGTTGGGCATTTGAGAAACTGTTAGAGTATGCGTACACTGGCGACTTAGCGGACTTGCATCTGACTGAGGATACCATAGTTGGTGTGCTGAAGTTGGCATGCTACATGCAATTTGAGAAGATTGTTGATGAGTGTTCTCAGCACCTGTATAAGTATCTAAATGATGGGGATATATCGTGTGAAGATGCTTTAACACTGGCAGTGCTGGCTTCATCTTACGGAGACCCTGTAAAACGTTTGCTACGTTGTGTTGTAAGGGCTATTGCCTTAAAATTTGTGAAGTTTGTGAAGGTGGAAATATTTCTGGAGGGCATGCATGCTGAAGTCTTCGACCAAATTCTGTTGGAACCAACTCTTGCTTTATCCACCAAAGAAGAAGAG ATTCTAAACAGTATGATCCGCTGGTTGTCTCATGATGTGTCAACTCGTAAGCAACATGCAGCCAAACTTCTAAAGACGCTCCATTTAGGAGTTATACCTGCTGTAGAACTGGAAAAAGCTGGTGATTTCTTCGACAAACACAACATGGCAGAGTGCTGTGAGATTCTGAGACGCATTGTAAAGAAACGTCAAGCCAAAAGTGGTGGATCATCCAAAGGAGCTGATTCTGATGAGTTGCATGATATGTTTACACCAAGAAACATTGTCACT GGCTCCCTCTCTATAGGTGGCTTAGGAGAGAATACAATAGTGTACTTCAACAAAAAGGACAAAACATGGGTGGATCCACCTTTGAAATTCCCAACTCCTCCTACAAACATCGCAGCAATGTATCCATCTATCACAGCTATTGTTGTGGATGACGTACTCTACGTAGCTGAAG GtaatgaagaatatgaagaagttGATGAGGATAATGAGGACCTCTGGACAAAATTATGGAAATATGATCCCGATTCGAACTCTTGGAAGGAACTTGCAGGCATGAAATCAATGCGAAGCAAATTTGCACTGGTGCATCAGGGCGGATTTATATATGCAGTGGGTGGCATGATAGGTAGTGATCTAGTTAAAACTGTAGAACGCTATGATATTGGTAGGAATAAGTGGAAATTTGTAGCCCCTACCAGATGCTTTCATGAAAATCCCAAAGCAGTGGTTTTAAATGGGAAAATTCTTGCATATGGCTTAGAAGAGGTGGACAAATCAGGTCAGGCGTGTGACACATACTCATTGGAGATGTATGACCCCGGTAACAATGTTTGGCGGAAGCTGGCATCTGAAAAGTACCGGACTTTTGAAAATCCACTTCTTACAGTACAAGATGGCAAGTGTTATCGTCTAGTCCACAAATTAGATGAATCAAAAACGATGGAAGAAGAATGTGCAAGTGAAGGCGAAGGCGAGTTACATATCAGTAGAATCACCATCAAAGAGCGAAGGAATGGCCAAGTGATGGCCGTGATCGGGAAGAAGGAAAAGCAGGAGCCTATGATGAATGAAAGTCATATGTTCTGTTTGAATGGGAAAGTGTTTGTATATCTGTCGCGTGACTACCAATATATACTCAATACAGGAATTGATGTGGTTGACATTGGAGAAAATGGATTAGAGCAAAAATGGAAGAAAATGTATGTGTTGTGTAATCAGAGACTGAAAGTATTGTGA